From a single Collibacillus ludicampi genomic region:
- a CDS encoding VOC family protein — protein MIKQLDHLVLTVTNLDRTCDFYTRVLGMKEVVFGNGRRALHFGNQKINLHEKGKEFEPKAQFPTNGSADLCFITDWPLFEVINHLKNCQVDIIEGPVKRTGAVGPIESVYVRDPDGNLIEISNYDIS, from the coding sequence TTGATTAAACAATTAGATCACCTGGTACTCACTGTAACGAATCTCGATCGAACATGTGATTTTTACACACGTGTGCTCGGTATGAAAGAAGTCGTTTTTGGTAACGGAAGAAGAGCATTACATTTTGGGAATCAAAAGATCAATTTACATGAGAAAGGAAAAGAATTTGAACCTAAAGCTCAGTTTCCGACAAATGGATCTGCTGATCTTTGTTTTATCACCGATTGGCCTTTGTTCGAAGTAATTAACCATTTAAAGAATTGTCAAGTGGATATCATCGAAGGACCTGTCAAACGAACGGGGGCCGTTGGTCCCATTGAATCCGTATACGTTCGAGACCCTGATGGAAACCTGATTGAAATTTCAAACTATGATATTTCATGA
- the xylB gene encoding xylulokinase → MKYVIGIDLGTSAVKVLLVNQKGEVCQAVSKSYPLIQAKSGFSEQVPEEWVKMTVQALAELVSARKVNPEDIEGISFSGQMHGLVLLNQQYQVLRPAILWNDTRTTWQCREIEEKLGERLVQITKNTALEGFTLPKLLWVKEHEPDVFTDTAVFMLPKDYLRFRMTGTVNSEYSDAAGTLLLDVARKQWSEEICERLEIPLTICPPLVESSHCVGTLLPEICRQTGLKETTKVFAGGADNACGAIGAGILSDGKTLCSIGTSGVILSYEEKERDYQGKVHFFNHGKEDAFYAMGVTLSAGYSLSWFKETFAKEESFDEFLHGVAQIPAGSRGLLFTPYLFGERSPHADSTIRGSFIGVDSSHQRSDFVRAVIEGITFSLHESIEWFRQERKTVDTIVSIGGGAKNPVWLQIQADIFNAKIVKLENEQGPGMGAAMLAAYGCGWFESLEECAAQWIRPSMEFAPRREQVEIYRDLFPIYQEIYHQTKELSRKLAKYRK, encoded by the coding sequence ATGAAATATGTTATCGGGATTGATCTGGGAACGAGTGCGGTGAAAGTTCTTTTGGTTAATCAAAAGGGAGAGGTATGTCAGGCGGTTTCCAAATCGTACCCTTTAATCCAGGCGAAGTCTGGCTTCAGTGAACAAGTTCCGGAAGAGTGGGTGAAAATGACTGTGCAGGCCTTGGCGGAACTGGTCTCAGCCAGGAAGGTAAATCCGGAAGACATCGAAGGGATCAGCTTTTCCGGACAGATGCACGGTCTTGTCCTGCTCAATCAGCAATATCAGGTTCTGCGGCCCGCGATCCTTTGGAACGATACGCGGACCACCTGGCAATGCCGGGAGATCGAAGAGAAATTGGGAGAACGGCTGGTGCAAATCACGAAAAATACTGCGCTGGAAGGGTTTACGCTCCCCAAACTGTTGTGGGTGAAAGAACATGAACCGGATGTTTTTACGGACACAGCCGTGTTTATGCTCCCGAAAGATTATCTGAGATTCAGGATGACAGGTACGGTCAATAGCGAATATTCCGATGCGGCAGGAACCCTGCTGCTGGATGTAGCCCGAAAACAGTGGAGCGAGGAAATCTGCGAGCGGTTGGAGATCCCGTTGACGATTTGTCCGCCTTTGGTGGAGTCCTCTCATTGCGTCGGAACGCTCTTGCCTGAGATTTGCCGGCAAACAGGCCTGAAGGAAACCACCAAAGTGTTTGCCGGTGGTGCCGACAACGCTTGCGGCGCGATCGGGGCGGGGATATTGTCGGACGGAAAAACGCTTTGCAGCATCGGGACTTCAGGCGTGATTTTGTCTTATGAGGAGAAAGAGCGGGATTATCAAGGAAAGGTGCATTTCTTTAACCATGGGAAAGAAGATGCCTTCTATGCCATGGGGGTGACGCTTTCTGCCGGGTACAGCTTGAGCTGGTTCAAGGAGACGTTCGCCAAAGAGGAGAGCTTTGATGAATTCCTCCACGGCGTCGCGCAGATCCCCGCCGGTTCCCGCGGGTTGCTGTTTACCCCGTATCTGTTCGGCGAGAGATCGCCACATGCGGATTCGACCATTCGTGGCAGTTTTATCGGGGTTGATAGTTCCCACCAGCGCAGCGATTTTGTCAGAGCGGTGATCGAGGGAATTACATTCTCCCTTCATGAATCGATCGAATGGTTCAGACAGGAAAGAAAAACGGTCGATACGATCGTCTCGATCGGGGGAGGGGCGAAAAATCCGGTTTGGCTGCAAATCCAGGCGGACATCTTCAATGCAAAAATCGTGAAACTGGAAAATGAACAGGGCCCAGGGATGGGAGCGGCCATGTTGGCCGCCTATGGATGCGGATGGTTCGAATCTTTAGAGGAATGTGCCGCACAATGGATACGGCCATCTATGGAATTTGCGCCGCGCCGGGAACAGGTAGAGATCTATCGGGATCTCTTTCCGATCTATCAGGAGATTTACCATCAAACCAAGGAGCTGAGCCGAAAATTGGCGAAATATAGAAAGTAA
- a CDS encoding ROK family protein, with protein sequence MASGSGIIDDKGTILFAPNLKWENIDLKSMIANEFPFPVAIDNEANSGALGEKLFGVGKDASNLIYVSAGIGIGTGIIIDNELYKGSSGFSGEMGHLTIEVNGKKCSCGNRGCWEMYASENALLEQAKSLSIHSDRADKPLDIESLVKMADDGHVEVIHLFNTIGEYLGIGLTNIINTLNPELIIIGNRLSAAKNWLINPIRRVIENRALPFHRKQLRIEFSGLNIYSCALGASSIAVSHFFSENNITVE encoded by the coding sequence TTGGCATCGGGATCCGGTATAATCGATGACAAAGGCACCATATTGTTCGCCCCCAATTTAAAATGGGAGAATATCGATTTAAAAAGCATGATCGCCAACGAGTTTCCTTTTCCCGTCGCCATTGATAATGAGGCGAACTCCGGAGCGCTCGGAGAAAAACTGTTTGGTGTCGGCAAGGATGCTTCCAACCTCATTTATGTCAGCGCCGGGATCGGAATAGGGACAGGAATTATCATCGACAATGAATTGTATAAAGGAAGCTCAGGGTTTTCCGGGGAAATGGGGCATCTGACTATTGAGGTAAACGGAAAAAAATGCAGCTGCGGAAACAGAGGTTGTTGGGAAATGTACGCTTCCGAAAATGCCCTCTTGGAACAGGCGAAATCCTTGTCCATCCATTCTGATCGAGCAGATAAACCGCTCGATATCGAATCATTGGTAAAAATGGCTGACGACGGACACGTAGAAGTCATTCACCTTTTTAATACAATCGGCGAATACCTGGGCATCGGTCTGACCAACATCATCAATACATTGAATCCGGAACTGATTATTATCGGCAATCGTCTTTCCGCTGCAAAAAATTGGTTGATAAATCCGATCAGGAGAGTCATTGAAAATCGTGCTTTACCCTTTCACCGCAAACAATTGCGGATCGAGTTTTCCGGATTGAACATTTATTCCTGTGCTTTGGGTGCTTCATCGATTGCAGTTTCTCATTTCTTTTCGGAAAACAACATCACCGTGGAATGA
- a CDS encoding chromate transporter: MTGWDLFWGFFVANVLGYGGGPSSIPLMQDQIVNYYHWLTNEQFADVLAVGNALPGPIATKIAAYVGYQVDGWIGLVAATVATVAPSAVALIALLSILNRFRGSSVVKGMTSFIQPVIAIMMVLLTWDMGEVSIQSIGIWQSLGIAAVSFWAMTKGRMHPALVIVAAFAYGGLVLSHTMS, from the coding sequence ATGACCGGGTGGGATTTGTTTTGGGGATTCTTTGTCGCTAACGTTCTTGGGTACGGAGGAGGCCCTTCTTCGATCCCTCTCATGCAAGATCAAATCGTCAATTATTACCATTGGTTAACGAATGAACAATTTGCCGATGTGCTTGCGGTAGGGAACGCTCTTCCCGGACCGATTGCCACGAAGATTGCGGCTTATGTGGGTTATCAAGTCGACGGATGGATCGGTTTGGTCGCGGCAACAGTCGCCACAGTCGCACCTTCAGCTGTCGCATTAATCGCACTCTTGAGTATTCTGAATCGTTTTCGCGGGTCGTCGGTGGTTAAAGGAATGACCTCGTTCATCCAACCTGTCATTGCCATCATGATGGTTCTTTTAACCTGGGACATGGGGGAAGTATCCATCCAGTCGATAGGTATTTGGCAATCTCTTGGAATCGCAGCGGTCTCGTTTTGGGCGATGACAAAAGGCCGCATGCATCCCGCTTTAGTGATCGTTGCCGCATTTGCGTACGGTGGTTTGGTGTTATCCCATACCATGAGTTAA
- a CDS encoding PLP-dependent aminotransferase family protein, protein MLNLDWKPDKSSPIPLYVQIKKYIKNKIETGEWPVGSKIPTQRTLAKVWKVNRSTIVTAMEELIAEGLLEGKSGSGTRIINNTWSLMTSTPPSDWNSYVHAGIHQPNLPTIQEINKAEFDPDIIRLGTGEPSPDLFPRDMMKNVFHRLTDHIDSLGYEEPKGSLYLREQLSKHLKRLGIDASPSSILIVSGALQALQLISIGLLQRSSTIFLEKPSYLYSLHVFQSAGMRLFGLPLDENGIHAKTIAYQKKRQNAALLYTIPTFHNPTGILMSEERRRELLEICEKERLPIIEDDVYRELWLDSPPPPPLKSMDKNGLVLYLGSISKTLSPGFRIGWVVAPEPVIERLADIKMQTDYGSSSLSQWAVAEWLSSGLYHQHLEKVREELRTRRAVMIDALQKYLSDIATWTIPKGGFYIWLRILPSLSIRDLFEKALDRGILLNPGNVYDQYATQYLRLSYSYASLADLNKGIFRLAEVIRQLKS, encoded by the coding sequence ATGTTGAATCTGGATTGGAAGCCGGACAAATCCTCTCCAATACCTCTGTATGTACAGATCAAGAAATACATCAAAAACAAAATTGAAACCGGCGAATGGCCTGTAGGCAGCAAAATTCCTACGCAACGTACTTTGGCGAAAGTATGGAAAGTCAACCGCAGCACGATCGTTACGGCTATGGAAGAATTGATCGCAGAGGGATTGCTGGAAGGCAAAAGTGGAAGCGGTACGAGGATTATTAACAATACGTGGTCCTTAATGACTTCTACCCCGCCCTCTGACTGGAACTCGTATGTCCACGCGGGAATTCATCAACCGAATCTACCTACCATACAAGAAATCAACAAAGCGGAATTTGATCCAGATATCATCCGATTGGGTACGGGAGAGCCTTCCCCCGACTTATTTCCTCGTGACATGATGAAAAACGTTTTTCATCGGTTGACGGACCACATCGATTCACTTGGCTACGAAGAACCAAAAGGGTCGCTCTATCTCAGAGAACAACTCAGCAAGCATTTGAAAAGACTCGGGATTGATGCCTCCCCTTCTTCCATTTTGATCGTTTCGGGAGCCCTGCAAGCATTGCAATTGATATCGATAGGTCTCTTACAACGAAGTTCTACAATCTTTCTTGAAAAACCCTCTTACTTATATTCCCTTCATGTGTTTCAATCGGCCGGAATGCGATTATTCGGACTTCCGTTGGATGAAAACGGAATTCACGCCAAAACGATTGCGTATCAAAAAAAGAGGCAAAATGCTGCATTACTCTATACGATTCCCACCTTCCATAATCCAACAGGGATCTTGATGTCGGAAGAAAGACGAAGGGAACTTTTAGAGATTTGTGAAAAGGAACGGCTTCCGATCATTGAAGATGACGTATACCGGGAGCTGTGGCTGGATTCCCCACCGCCTCCACCATTGAAATCTATGGATAAAAATGGTCTGGTTCTGTATCTTGGCAGCATATCCAAGACATTGAGCCCAGGGTTCAGAATCGGTTGGGTTGTTGCCCCGGAACCGGTCATTGAACGACTGGCCGATATCAAAATGCAAACCGATTATGGATCCAGTTCCCTCTCTCAGTGGGCTGTAGCGGAATGGTTATCGAGCGGGCTTTATCACCAACATTTAGAAAAGGTCCGGGAAGAATTGCGAACTCGGAGAGCAGTCATGATCGATGCATTGCAAAAGTATTTATCAGACATTGCTACCTGGACGATTCCAAAAGGCGGTTTTTATATCTGGTTACGAATATTGCCTTCGCTCTCCATCCGGGATCTGTTTGAAAAAGCATTGGATCGGGGAATTCTATTGAATCCGGGGAATGTATACGATCAATATGCAACACAGTATCTTCGGCTTTCTTATTCCTATGCTTCTTTGGCTGATTTGAACAAGGGGATCTTTCGTCTTGCGGAAGTGATTCGGCAATTAAAGTCATAA
- a CDS encoding MFS transporter, translated as MTPSIERSNTRRIASNIFKGSVGNLIEWYDWYVYTAFAVYFSAAFFPKGDPTSQLLNTAAIFAVGFLMRPIGSLLLGRYADRHGRRAALTLSISVMAGGSLIIACTPGYGTIGVWAPIILVLARLLQGLSLGGEYGTSATYLSEMASSGRRGFYSSFQYVTLVAGQLVALGVQIILQQILSEPEMKSWGWRIPFVIGAMGALAVLWMRRTMDESEQFSKMGAESRASAGTIRALMKHPKAVLTVVGLTLGGTVAFYTYTTYLQKFMVNTEGLPKEVVSWINFVALLVFVILQPFAGMLSDRIGRRPLLISFGILGTLLTVPLFLILEHTKNPVGAFLLMMVGLIVVTGYTSINAIVKAELFPTEVRALGVGFPYGVTVAVFGGTAEFIALWFKSVGSESLFYYYVAACIAMSLIVYWRMGETSKVSQIESELEDEMRSLSDNRAI; from the coding sequence TTGACTCCATCCATTGAGCGCTCAAATACGCGACGCATTGCAAGCAACATCTTCAAAGGTTCGGTTGGGAATCTGATCGAATGGTATGATTGGTACGTTTATACGGCTTTCGCGGTGTATTTCTCGGCCGCGTTTTTCCCCAAGGGAGACCCGACAAGCCAACTGCTTAACACAGCGGCAATCTTCGCCGTCGGCTTCCTGATGCGCCCGATAGGGAGCCTGCTGCTGGGCCGGTACGCCGATCGTCATGGCCGCCGTGCTGCGCTGACGCTTTCCATTTCCGTCATGGCCGGTGGTTCTCTGATCATTGCCTGCACTCCTGGCTATGGTACCATTGGCGTGTGGGCTCCTATCATTCTGGTTCTTGCACGCCTTCTCCAAGGGTTGTCGCTCGGTGGAGAATACGGAACCTCGGCAACGTACCTGTCCGAGATGGCCAGCAGCGGCCGCCGGGGCTTCTACTCGAGCTTTCAGTATGTCACACTAGTTGCCGGACAGCTGGTGGCACTGGGTGTCCAGATCATCCTCCAACAAATACTCAGCGAACCCGAAATGAAGTCCTGGGGCTGGCGTATTCCCTTCGTTATCGGAGCCATGGGGGCATTGGCCGTATTGTGGATGCGCCGCACGATGGACGAATCCGAGCAGTTTTCAAAAATGGGTGCTGAAAGCCGGGCTAGCGCCGGAACGATTCGAGCTCTGATGAAGCACCCCAAGGCGGTACTGACAGTCGTCGGACTCACGCTCGGCGGAACAGTCGCCTTCTATACATACACGACGTATTTACAGAAGTTCATGGTGAATACAGAGGGACTCCCAAAGGAGGTCGTCAGCTGGATCAATTTTGTTGCCCTGCTGGTATTCGTGATCCTTCAACCTTTCGCCGGCATGCTGTCCGACCGGATTGGACGGCGTCCGCTATTGATTAGTTTCGGTATCCTTGGAACGTTGCTGACAGTGCCACTGTTCCTGATCTTGGAACACACGAAAAACCCTGTCGGTGCTTTCTTGCTCATGATGGTGGGTCTCATCGTTGTCACGGGTTACACTTCCATTAATGCGATCGTGAAAGCCGAGCTCTTTCCGACAGAAGTCCGTGCCCTTGGCGTAGGTTTCCCCTATGGAGTCACCGTGGCGGTGTTCGGCGGGACGGCAGAGTTCATCGCGTTATGGTTCAAGAGCGTTGGCTCCGAGTCGCTCTTCTACTACTACGTAGCTGCCTGTATTGCTATGAGCCTCATCGTCTACTGGCGTATGGGGGAGACTTCGAAGGTCTCCCAGATCGAATCTGAGCTCGAAGATGAAATGCGCTCGCTGTCCGACAACAGGGCAATCTGA
- the xylA gene encoding xylose isomerase, which translates to MAYFKNIGTIQYEGKDSKNPLAFKYYNPKEIVAGKTMEEHLRFSVAYWHTFTGEGSDPFGNGTMIRPWKSYTGMDLAKARLEAAFEFFEKLNVPYFTFHDRDIAPEGDTLQETNKNLDEIVSLMKEYMATSKVKLLWNTANLFTHPRFVHGAATACNADVFAYSAAQVKKGLEIAKELGAENYVFWGGREGYETLLNTNLELEFDNLARFLHMANDYAKEIGFAGQFLIEPKPKEPTKHQYDFDAASAVAFLFKYGLKDSFKLNIEANHATLAGHSFQHELRWCRINGMLGSVDANQGDPLLGWDTDEFPTDLYETTLAMYEILQNGGLGKGGLNFDAKTRRGSFEPEDLFYAHIAGMDSFARGLKVAAKLIEDRVFENFIDYRYRSFKEGIGLEIVSGRANFHTLEAYALQNREIKNESGRQEKLKAILNQYILEV; encoded by the coding sequence GTGGCATATTTCAAAAATATCGGTACAATTCAATATGAGGGGAAAGATTCAAAGAATCCTTTGGCTTTTAAATATTATAATCCAAAAGAGATCGTAGCAGGAAAAACGATGGAAGAACACCTGCGGTTTTCTGTTGCCTACTGGCATACGTTTACCGGGGAAGGGTCTGACCCCTTTGGGAATGGCACAATGATTCGGCCCTGGAAATCCTATACGGGCATGGATTTGGCAAAAGCCAGATTGGAAGCCGCGTTCGAATTCTTTGAAAAATTGAACGTCCCTTACTTCACTTTCCATGACCGGGATATTGCACCGGAAGGAGATACCTTGCAGGAAACCAATAAAAATCTGGATGAAATCGTTTCACTCATGAAGGAATATATGGCGACGAGCAAGGTCAAGCTTCTTTGGAATACCGCCAATCTCTTTACCCATCCCCGGTTTGTTCATGGTGCTGCGACCGCTTGTAATGCTGACGTATTTGCCTATAGCGCCGCCCAAGTGAAAAAAGGACTCGAGATTGCCAAAGAACTCGGGGCGGAAAACTACGTATTCTGGGGAGGACGGGAAGGATACGAAACGCTGCTAAATACCAACCTCGAGCTGGAATTCGACAACTTGGCCCGATTCCTGCACATGGCGAATGATTATGCGAAGGAAATCGGATTTGCAGGGCAGTTCCTGATAGAACCGAAACCGAAAGAACCCACCAAGCATCAATATGATTTTGATGCGGCTTCAGCGGTGGCGTTTTTATTCAAATATGGCCTCAAGGATTCTTTCAAATTGAACATCGAGGCCAATCACGCGACTCTTGCCGGTCATTCCTTCCAGCATGAATTAAGATGGTGCAGGATCAACGGGATGTTGGGCTCGGTGGATGCAAACCAGGGAGATCCCTTGCTGGGATGGGATACGGATGAATTTCCTACCGATTTATATGAAACGACACTGGCCATGTACGAAATCCTGCAGAACGGAGGTTTAGGCAAGGGGGGACTCAATTTTGACGCCAAGACGAGAAGGGGTTCCTTTGAACCGGAAGATTTATTCTACGCCCATATTGCCGGTATGGACAGCTTTGCCAGAGGATTAAAAGTGGCCGCCAAACTGATCGAAGACCGCGTATTCGAAAATTTCATCGATTATCGTTACCGCAGTTTCAAAGAAGGGATCGGCTTGGAGATCGTTTCCGGACGTGCGAACTTCCACACTTTAGAAGCCTATGCGTTGCAAAACCGGGAAATCAAAAACGAATCGGGCCGGCAAGAGAAACTAAAAGCCATTCTGAATCAATACATCCTGGAGGTTTAA
- a CDS encoding chromate transporter — protein MSKGMCLYNELVMGMVRTGILGYGGGPSVIPLIRYEAVIRYQWVKDEEFGEILALANALPGPIAPKMAAYLGYRKKGAPGAIVAVLAHILPTSVAMVALLGALYALKHSKVVAGMIGAVRPVIAVMLGLMAYEFAEKTWKGLGKVWGLVSALVAFLLLTVIHLNQAIVVAVFLAYGAVHLKLCASIMNRRRGKKGASS, from the coding sequence ATGTCGAAGGGAATGTGCCTGTACAATGAGCTCGTGATGGGGATGGTGCGAACGGGTATATTGGGATATGGAGGAGGTCCTTCTGTCATCCCGCTCATACGATATGAGGCAGTGATCCGATACCAATGGGTGAAAGATGAGGAATTCGGCGAAATCCTCGCATTAGCGAATGCTCTACCAGGGCCGATTGCACCGAAAATGGCAGCGTATCTTGGGTATCGAAAAAAGGGGGCTCCTGGTGCCATCGTGGCGGTACTTGCTCACATTTTGCCCACAAGTGTAGCGATGGTAGCCTTACTGGGTGCACTTTATGCGCTCAAACATTCAAAAGTGGTAGCGGGGATGATCGGCGCCGTCCGCCCGGTCATTGCGGTTATGCTTGGTCTCATGGCTTATGAATTCGCGGAAAAAACGTGGAAAGGTCTCGGGAAAGTTTGGGGGCTTGTAAGTGCCCTTGTGGCTTTTCTCCTTCTTACAGTCATCCATCTGAATCAAGCGATTGTCGTAGCGGTATTTCTCGCTTATGGAGCCGTTCATTTGAAATTGTGCGCTTCCATCATGAACAGGAGAAGGGGAAAGAAAGGAGCTTCCTCATGA
- a CDS encoding MarR family transcriptional regulator, translated as MKTTGDQSLVKKINKSIVLETIKNNFPLSRSQISEMTGLNKGTVSSLVNELIAEDLVYEVGPGQSNGGRRPVMLLFNKVAGYAIGVDLGVNYILTVLTNLRGEIVKEHMTSLNQTSFAFIFNTLKQSIQTMIDHTPPSPYGIVGIGIGIRYNR; from the coding sequence ATGAAAACAACTGGCGACCAGTCTCTTGTCAAAAAAATAAATAAATCGATCGTCCTGGAGACGATCAAAAATAACTTCCCCTTATCCCGTTCCCAAATTTCGGAGATGACCGGCCTGAATAAGGGAACCGTTTCTTCGCTGGTCAATGAATTGATTGCTGAAGATCTTGTTTACGAGGTGGGGCCGGGTCAATCAAACGGCGGGAGAAGACCCGTGATGCTCCTGTTCAACAAGGTTGCTGGCTATGCGATTGGAGTCGATCTGGGGGTTAATTACATCTTAACCGTGTTAACGAACCTGCGAGGGGAAATTGTCAAGGAACATATGACTTCTTTGAACCAGACCTCCTTCGCTTTCATCTTTAACACCTTGAAGCAGTCTATTCAAACCATGATTGACCATACCCCTCCGAGCCCGTATGGGATTGTGGGGATTGGCATCGGGATCCGGTATAATCGATGA
- a CDS encoding LysE/ArgO family amino acid transporter: MVTAFIHGFILAFGLILPLGVQNVFVFNQGALQKRFIHTLPVILTASLCDTFLITLAVLGVSLVILGSFWVKTILLSCGIVFLLYMGWSTWKSAPENDNSESHASETFTPRKQIAFAASVSLLNPHAIMDTVGVIGTSSLNYTGAEKVAFALAAILVSWIWFTGLAVAGRATGELDKSGRFMGILNKISALVMWGAAIYIGYSLLTG; this comes from the coding sequence ATGGTAACAGCTTTTATTCACGGATTCATTCTCGCGTTTGGACTCATTCTTCCGCTCGGCGTCCAGAACGTTTTTGTTTTTAATCAAGGGGCCCTTCAGAAACGATTCATCCATACGCTCCCGGTTATACTGACTGCCTCACTGTGCGATACCTTTTTAATAACCCTTGCGGTTCTAGGGGTTTCTTTGGTGATTTTGGGTTCGTTTTGGGTCAAAACGATTCTCTTGAGTTGCGGGATTGTGTTTTTGCTGTATATGGGATGGAGTACCTGGAAGAGCGCACCTGAAAATGACAACAGCGAAAGTCATGCTTCAGAGACTTTTACCCCCCGCAAACAAATTGCGTTTGCGGCATCGGTGTCGCTTCTGAATCCCCATGCGATCATGGATACGGTTGGGGTCATCGGAACCAGTTCACTCAATTACACCGGGGCGGAAAAAGTGGCCTTTGCACTTGCCGCTATTCTGGTTTCTTGGATTTGGTTCACGGGATTGGCCGTGGCAGGTCGAGCTACGGGCGAGTTGGACAAATCTGGACGATTCATGGGGATTTTGAACAAAATTTCCGCTTTGGTGATGTGGGGGGCGGCGATTTATATTGGTTATTCACTTTTAACGGGCTAA
- the ggt gene encoding gamma-glutamyltransferase, with the protein MLNYDPIHYPYPSRRSIVFAKNGMVATSQPLAAQAGLEMLKKGGNAIDAAIATAACLTVVEPTSNGIGGDAFALVWTNGKLHGLNASGPAPQGISIEVLQRKGLSEIPKYGLLPVTVPGAPSAWAALSERFGKLPLTEVLAPAITYAESGFPITPILGVNWKRSFDHYKQILKSEVFQGWFQTFAPEGRAPEIGGIWRSSDHAKTLQAIAETKAESFYRGEIAEKIDRFFRKHGGYLRKEDLEAYRPEWVTPIGVNYRGYDVWEIPPNGHGLVALMALNILKGFDFSERDTVDTFHKQIEAIKLAYADGKKYIADPRNMSVRVEDLLSDAYAEERRKLIGKEALEPEPGQPPKGGTVYLATADRDGNMVSFIQSNYMGFGSGVVVPGTGIALHNRGHNFSFDPKHDNALEPGKRPYHTIIPGFLTKDEQPVGPFGVMGAFMQPQGHVQVIMNTIDFHLNPQAALDVPRWQWIEWKTVELEHSFPPSLAEALARMGHDIKWASGSDSFGRGQIIWRNNENGVLVGGTEPRTDGQIAAW; encoded by the coding sequence ATGTTGAACTATGATCCCATACATTATCCTTATCCGTCACGCCGCTCCATCGTGTTTGCAAAAAACGGCATGGTGGCTACATCGCAACCATTGGCGGCGCAAGCAGGCCTCGAAATGCTCAAAAAAGGCGGGAATGCGATCGATGCGGCGATCGCGACGGCCGCTTGCCTAACGGTGGTGGAACCGACATCCAACGGGATCGGCGGAGATGCGTTTGCACTCGTGTGGACAAACGGTAAATTGCACGGACTGAATGCAAGCGGTCCGGCTCCACAAGGCATTTCCATTGAAGTCTTGCAAAGAAAAGGGTTATCGGAAATCCCTAAATACGGCTTACTTCCGGTAACTGTTCCGGGTGCTCCCTCCGCATGGGCTGCACTGTCCGAGCGCTTTGGAAAACTGCCGCTGACAGAAGTCCTGGCTCCTGCGATTACATATGCGGAGAGCGGTTTCCCGATAACCCCAATTCTAGGGGTAAATTGGAAGCGATCGTTTGATCATTACAAACAGATATTAAAAAGTGAAGTTTTTCAAGGATGGTTCCAAACGTTTGCTCCGGAAGGAAGAGCACCCGAAATCGGGGGAATCTGGCGCTCCTCCGATCACGCGAAAACACTGCAGGCGATTGCGGAAACGAAAGCCGAGTCATTTTATCGGGGTGAGATTGCCGAGAAGATTGATCGCTTCTTTAGGAAGCATGGAGGATATCTTAGGAAAGAAGATCTGGAAGCTTACCGGCCGGAATGGGTCACACCGATTGGTGTCAATTACCGCGGATATGACGTTTGGGAAATTCCCCCCAACGGACATGGATTGGTCGCTTTGATGGCACTGAACATTTTAAAGGGATTCGATTTTTCGGAGCGCGATACGGTCGATACGTTTCATAAGCAAATTGAGGCGATCAAACTGGCATATGCGGATGGGAAAAAGTATATCGCCGATCCACGCAACATGTCCGTGCGCGTGGAAGACCTATTGTCAGATGCGTATGCGGAAGAAAGAAGAAAATTGATCGGAAAAGAAGCTTTAGAACCTGAGCCCGGCCAACCTCCAAAAGGAGGCACCGTATATTTGGCGACGGCCGACAGGGATGGAAACATGGTTTCGTTTATCCAGAGCAATTACATGGGCTTCGGATCAGGAGTAGTTGTGCCTGGGACAGGTATCGCCTTGCATAACCGAGGGCATAATTTCTCGTTTGACCCCAAACATGATAACGCGCTGGAACCGGGAAAGAGACCGTATCACACCATTATTCCCGGTTTCTTGACAAAAGATGAACAGCCTGTCGGACCTTTCGGCGTCATGGGAGCATTTATGCAGCCACAGGGTCATGTACAGGTGATCATGAACACGATTGATTTCCATTTGAATCCACAGGCTGCGCTTGACGTTCCAAGATGGCAGTGGATCGAGTGGAAAACAGTGGAGCTCGAGCATTCATTCCCGCCATCTCTAGCGGAGGCGTTGGCCCGCATGGGACATGACATCAAGTGGGCATCAGGCTCCGACAGTTTCGGACGAGGACAGATCATATGGAGAAATAACGAGAATGGAGTGCTCGTCGGAGGAACGGAACCGAGAACCGATGGGCAGATTGCAGCTTGGTAA